In Helicoverpa armigera isolate CAAS_96S chromosome 22, ASM3070526v1, whole genome shotgun sequence, the genomic stretch TCTGATAGTGACTGAGATAATTAATCTGTTAACTGTTATATATTCTaagaataaacttatttattaaaacctgTATAATTTGTTTTCCATATAACTAATTTTAAACACAGGAAAGGAGTGCAGGGACATAGGAAGTtcctaagtaaaaaataaaaatcacattaTCACTGCATTATGattttatagcaaaaaatatacatacacagGGAAAAGTAATATACACACGTCACAAATTCAATCTTCGATGATATAGAGCGAATATGAGGGGTTTTCATTTATCATCtttataactattataattttcaCATCCAAAATGGTAACAAAGCTTTTCTTCTAATtgtacaaaaacataattgacAATATTGAGAACTAATGTACAAAACTAAAAAGGTATCAAACAAATCTTCCTGCCAAGGATAAAATTCATGTTGagcaaaattatttcaagtgTTGGTGTAATACACCACATTATTTCGCTTTGCGAGAGTAACAGCAGCAAATTTATCAACCTGTGCTTCATTCATATGTGCATAAAGGGCAAGGTAGAATCGATACAATGATAAGTttacaaaagttatatttattcagtaaaaattataattaagtattaaatttacactagaataaaattgtaattcagAGAAGCGACATTATAAAAGCTACCAATGTGTATGCATTGCATTGAGTCGGTAactaacaattattattatcatgcAAAGTACAAGTTCAATAGGTAGcatgttttacatttttttataattttgccaTGTTCTTAGTATAgcatgtttatattttacacaATAGCGAGTTGCGatacgtaataaataattatcgttTAAATTACTTCTGATTTGGTTTCTACTATACAGAGATCAAACTTGTAATCATATTAGGAAGTAAAGACAACAAAATGCAGatttgtttttctataaaaaattaccatacatatttcattatcaTAACATGTCTTAAAAAAGATGAAAAAGACCTTGgattctattttaatttattatttataaaatacggCAGCGATaccatttaattacaataagtatttattttaaatcaatttcaatATTGTCTCTGGCCCGGGTGGGGGGGCCCGCACTATGAGTCACGCCGGGGCCTGCTCTCAACAACGTCCTAACTGCATCACCAAACACTCACTATCCAactaaattaatgaaaaaggGCACTGTTACTTAGGAACAATCCTCTTGGCTCTTTCTCACACACTGTGCTACTTTCCTTTTAAACTCCGAATATGATTCTCTCCATTCTTTCTGTAAAAAGAAACAGAATGAGCACTCGTCTACTATTGGCGTACGCGGGTCGTGTTTGTGAAAAACGGGTTGATGCGTGCAGCGACCTAGCGTGAAAACTATTCATTGTAGTGTGGTTTTGGTATAGTTGTGTCACGTGGCCCTTTTCCaatgataatattttgtgaTCTAAATCCCCTCACTCTCCTAAAAACAATCTTCTTGACTTTTCCTAACACATCTCGCAACTTTCTTTTTGAAATCCGAATATCGCTCTCTCCATTCTTTCTGTGAatgcaaacaatatttaaatgagaATGGTATAATTACAGATGCAGAAATACACAAGCGTATTATGTTGTTAAATTCCtgtgaaaaaaactaaatacatattaattaatacacAAAACAGTACAGTACATATTAATTGGACAGATACAAATGCTAAACAAATGCATAACTAAAGTTTCTAGTTTCACAAGACAAAAACTATACAGTTGCAGTGATCCAACTGAATTATCCATTGTATGTGTTAAAATCAATCAGATATTTAGTTCTTTTAGAGCATGtctgtttaaaatgtattaattgaGTATACAATTTGGTTGGATGACTGCATAATGACATAATTAATGGTCCAaaggtaaataatttactttaaggTGGGCTAGTTTTAATGATTCAACTGAGATATCACAGGACAAAACTGATTAAACATGTCAACACATTTCTGATAACAGGTAAGCAGCACGCTTGTCAAAAATATAAGtgtaacctccccactcagaaacattttatgattacttaagtcactccttagtgacggaatgtcatacaaatccttcactaaggaatggcttaagtaaccattgaatgtctctgagtggggaggtaagtttTTAATGTATACCATTGGGCCACATGTTTTTTACTATCTACAAATATAGTACAACAACTGattattacatacaaaatgtatttaatcaACAAATGTGTACAACTGGCATGTGACTTGTGATcagttaaaaatgtttgtaaagacAGTAAAAATAGAGTTGCActgctagattttttttttgttagcgGAATTGACAAGTATTTTGGCAGCCTAGATCCTACTCAATCATTTCTAATACTTCGTATACACCAAACTATTGGCTTTTTACTCTATTTGCATTTGCATAGACAAAGAAGAAGAGTAGTATAAGTAGAAAGGATGTAACCAGAAGAATGTAActatttcttgaaataaaaataatttataagcaaTAAATGCTTGAAGTTCTATTTTACAGATGCAGTTTTCAGACAGATTCAGACATTCTATTTAAGAAAACACATGCCTCAATACCAAATATTCTATAAATACCACCGTAGTTTTAATCTTAATCAGGACTTAAGTGAATGTGACTATAAAGGTGCAATACGCTTTTCATCATTTACTTCTTCAATTGCAAAGGGTATAACTTCAGTGatgttttgaatatttggtAATTTATCTCACTACATACAGAAAACTTGATCTTTACTCACCGCAGCATCAACATTAGCGGGACTCTCGTCGTTTGGGTCTGCCAACATGGAAATAACACTTATGAGAATGGTCTCCACTGTGTGAACCGGCAACCACCTTTCAGACGCCTTCTCATAGCCCCACTTGTCATCACCAGGTTCGTGCAATATTGATATGCAAACATCACCATTTTTTTcaactgaaatattaaaaaaaaatactttaatatcaGTAATCAGTAAAAAAGTGAAACaatgaattctatttttaatcaGTTGCACAATATTCTTTCCTTGTTCCTCCACCTCCctcaaattttaaattatgttgtaGCATTTTAAGCTAATGTTTGAGCTGTCTTGCAAATTCCATCATCTCCCAACCCTTATATTTAAGTAATCATTTACTATTCTCAAGACATTTTAAGTTCTTATTACTTATTACATGATTTCACGATTACTAGGGTGTGActccattttaaaataatataaaaatggtaCTTACTATTTGGATGCCATATTTCAGTAACAAATTTCATCCGTGGTGGCCTCAGAGGATATTCCTTAGGAAAATGTAAGTGTGCCTTGAAGAACCCACCCTCACTGAAATTTAAAGTTTGCACAATTTAGCGAAATATTATAAGAACATACCATTGCATCACTGGTCTcaacatttgaaaataaatctatCACAAAAATCATTTGTCATCATCCGATCAgcatttacattaaatatttaggcCTGAAAATTAGTAAGCAATTTAAACATACTTACCCAAATAAGGAATGTCGATTTCCAGAgactataattaattttgttagctGATATCAACACCACAGTGTTAGCATCACTTTATGTTGATGTTAATGACCAGAACCATCAGCTAAACTATAAAAGAGTGATAAATACTCACTATAGCGTGTCTGGAGGACCGATGATGAGGACTTCCCATCTGTATATGTCATTGTCATCTATCAACCCAGCAGAAAAACCTTCCACTGGATTTTTGTTCAATTCTGAAAGcatttcatcatttatttttaacatgccTTTGTATTCGGTCGTGCTTTTACATAAACACCTCATAATGAAGAGGAAAGCGAAACTCTGCCAACTGTGAACCGtaaatttaattgtaaatagttattttactcGTCTGACTTTGGCACGAACACCTGTCATATCTGGTCGactattgattttattaaaacgagTCCATTTTTCGCCAGAACTTTCAAAAATACCACATGTGCATTACAAAGGAagttacaaacttacaaaatcaTCCGAATCACAAAGATACTCAAAATTCGACCCGCTGAGGTCAATGATTGCACGAATAACTTGTCTGACGGCTGAGGCATCAGTCATCGGCACAACTCATTTAAGATAcgaaaaataaacttaccagCTAGctgcttttttaataaaagcgaAGACTGTGGCTCTGACATTAATTACAATTGTGAAATTTACCCTGACGACACGAAACAAATGATTTTTCCACAAAAGATGGCTGGCTGAGTTTTGAGCAGGTTGTGAAACATATGAGTTGCTGCTTGTTTCCGGCAAAAGTTGCCATCACacagaaattgaaaaataaattcttcattCAGAGTTGTTCATTTATGAAACTAAACAGCATGAATAtccaaaactaaaatgattgtaacaatattttgaaaaattactgCCCTTTTCAATACTTTTCTATGCAAAACAGCAAGTTTTACATATAAGCACGTGGGACATAAATCCACACATAGTTGgtttttaaaagttgtttttctttaaaatattacaaagcaACAGTTTGAAGAGTATTTTtggaaatagaaaataaatatataaccgatatgggaatatttattttacgtcaGACAAGAAAGGTTATCTTTTAGCATCTTGCAACATAAAATTCGTAATGTTTACTACTACCGCCATCTGTTGTCGAAGGGTCAGATTCCGAGGGCTGAAGaagtttctaaaataatatcTCCACTTTTTGTCACCCACAGGATAGTCATCGAGTTATTTTTACAACTTCGATATGTATGCACATCACAGAACACTAAAAAAATCTCTGATTCATACATGCCTAAAAGAAGAATTGATTTAAGGGACAAACGGATCAACCATTCTATGGCTTAGTCATAAGTTCATTTAAACAGATAATTTTCGTAGCCATAAGTATCGACTGCACACTAAGCTTAAGGAATATTACTGCCTATTACAACGGTTATTATGCTATTAACTTATAAGTAGGAGTACGAACCAAGTTACAAAGATTCAtcagatgaaaatattttcttaagggGATGACtcagaaaatataaacataGTGGAGCTTGCCCACGGTGTCAAACTATCAACGCGTTCCGTCCGAGGTGCCAAGGGGCTGGACGAACTACCTACTTCCAGCACGTGCATAAAAAGTAC encodes the following:
- the LOC110370829 gene encoding ubiquitin-conjugating enzyme E2 G1 isoform X2; translation: MSEPQSSLLLKKQLAELNKNPVEGFSAGLIDDNDIYRWEVLIIGPPDTLYEGGFFKAHLHFPKEYPLRPPRMKFVTEIWHPNIEKNGDVCISILHEPGDDKWGYEKASERWLPVHTVETILISVISMLADPNDESPANVDAAKEWRESYSEFKRKVAQCVRKSQEDCS
- the LOC110370829 gene encoding ubiquitin-conjugating enzyme E2 G1 isoform X1, giving the protein MSEPQSSLLLKKQLAELNKNPVEGFSAGLIDDNDIYRWEVLIIGPPDTLYEGGFFKAHLHFPKEYPLRPPRMKFVTEIWHPNIEKNGDVCISILHEPGDDKWGYEKASERWLPVHTVETILISVISMLADPNDESPANVDAAKEWRERYSDFKKKVARCVRKSQEDCF